From Bacteroides uniformis:
AACAATATGTACACAGTCATCAAACGTATGGAAGTGTCGGCTGCCCATAGCCTGAAACTTTCTTATCGCAGTAAGTGTGAGAATCTGCACGGTCACAACTGGATTATCACTGTCTATTGCCGTTCCAAAGAGCTGAATGCGGACGGAATGGTGGTAGACTTCAGTCACATCAAGCAGGTGGTAAAGGAACAGCTGGATCATCATAATCTTAATGAAGTGCTGTCCTTCAATCCCACAGCCGAGAACATAGCCCGTTGGATATGCGACCAGATACCCACTTGCTTCAAGGTAGAGGTGCAGGAGTCGGAATCAAACATTGCCGTCTATGAGGAAGATTAATGAGATATTCTACAGTTTGCAGGGAGAAGGATACCATACGGGTACCCCGGCTGTCTTTATCCGTTTTTCCGGTTGTAACCTGAAGTGCCCCTTCTGTGATACGCAGCATGAGGACGGCATACTGATGTCCGATGAAGATATCGTAACAGAAGTTAGTAGATACCCTGCCGCTACCGTGATACTGACCGGTGGAGAACCCTCCCTTTGGATTGACCGTGAATTTGTGGATTGTCTGCACCAGGCGGGAAAGTATGTCTGCATTGAAACAAACGGTACCCATCCGCTGCCGGATAATATAGATTGGGTGACCTGCTCTCCCAAGCAGGGGGTAAAGCTGGAAATTACGCGTATGAATGAAGTGAAGGTGGTGTATGAAGGGCAGGATATTACTGTTTATGAGCAGTTGCCCGCCGGGCATTTCTTTCTTCAGCCTTGCTCTTGCAGCAATACGGCCGAAACGGTGGATTGCGTGATGAAGCATCCTAAGTGGAGACTTAGTTTGCAGACACATAAGCTGATAGATATCCGGTAGGCATTTATAAAACGAATAATGGCTGTAAGCAATGCTTACAGCCATTATTCGTTCATGCACGGGAGGAGAGGCTCGAACTCCCGACACCCGGTTTTGGAGACCGGTGCTCTACCAACTGAGCTACTCCCGTGTTTGCGGCTGCAAAGGTAATGCAAACTTTCAAATATGCAAGTAACAGACGTACTTATTTTATAAAGAAAGTTGCTTACAACATCTGTAAGTCCTGATACATAATGCGATACGCTGCTGCTTTTTTTTCCAGTGCCAGCGGGTAGGCTCTTGAGGAAGAAGGCATCCGGTAGAGGCGCATCGGATGGTTTTCGAAAAGAAACTCCGTGAAGTCGCCTACTTTGGGCTTGTCGATGGAAAACTGCGTGCACAGCGTGTCCGTTGCCTTCTCGCCGGTGGTAACGATAGCCTTGCATTGCGGTATCCGGTGTAGCAGGGCAGGGACGTCCGTGGGTTGCACCACTTCCAGAAACTTATCCGAGGCGTTGTCCTGCAGGCGCCGTATGGCAGAGGCTGTGTCGAACAAGGCAATACCCTTTTCCTGCAGGAAACTGATGAGGCGTTCTTTGCAGAAAGCCTTCTTCGTCTTGTCTACAAAATAATCCTTGTCATTGAAGAAAAGGAACCCGGTAATCCTCCACATGTCATTGTTCCAGTTGGGGTAGTAAAACTCCATGGACCACCGCTTTTTCTGCGGAGGAAAGCTTCCCAGCATCAGCAGACGGGCGTTGCCGGGAAGGAAGGGTTCTAAAGGGTGTTGTTCTATTTCCATACTTTCCAATTTCATTGTTCTGCCTGCAAAAGTACGGAATATATCTTGGATATGCTATCCTGCAATGTCCTGATTGCTCATTCTGTCGGTGATTTGGAAGGGGAAATCAGGATATTCGTAGAGGCTGAACCGGGATTCTGTCTTGCCTTCCGTATAGTTCCAGATGGTGGCATATTCTTCGGCGTCTTCTCCCATGGCCTGCAGTTGGCGGAGGTAGGAGGCTATGGACTTGTTCTCTACGATATATATTTGTCCCAGCCGGTCTATTATAGGGCTGTGGTGCCGGGTGCTGTCATGGTCGAAACGCAGGATGCGCTTGCCTTCGGGAGTGATGCCTACCATGTTGAAGGTCATGCTCTTGCCGATGGCGGGCAGGTTGAGCACATTGCGGTCGGTGGCGAGGAAAGGCAGGTGGTGCGTTTTCAGGAAACGCCGGATGCAGCCTGCCGGGTCATGGACGGTTCCAAGCAGTACGGACAGATTATGGGCATCTTCCTTGGTCAGCTTCCCGAAGCGCTTTTCTTCCCGTTGCTCTTGTACGGAACGGCTGTTGGGGGTAAACACGGCATTGTTTTCTTCAAAACCTTTCACGGAGAAGGTGTAGTAGCAAACCACTCCCAACTGATTGAGCACTTGCCGCAGGCGGGTAGTATGCCCCCGGCGGGATGCAGCTACGTTGTATACCAGTTGGTTGTCAATGAGCCAGCCTGCCGCCAGCAGTTTGCGTATTCCTTCGGCAGCTTCCGGAGTGACTTCGAGCGGGGTTTGGAAATGTGTCTGGATAATGAACTGGTGGATGCCGATGGTAGACGCCTTTTCCTTGAATTCCCTTAGAATCTCCACCAGCCCGTCATTGATGCGCATGGGCAGGTAGGCGGGGAGGCGTGAGCCGAGGCGTACACGTTGCAGCTCTGCATACTTTTCTCCTTCGGGCCGTTCCTGATTGGCTTTCCGCTTGCGGACTGCCATGCGGTAGACGGCGTCTAATATGTTGCCCAGCGTCTTGTTTTGGCTCATCAGTGCGTCACCGCCGGTGATGAGAATGTCCCGCAGTTGCGTGTCTTCCTCAAAATAGGCCATCAGCCGACGCAGCTTCTTTTCCCATGTTTCCTTGGGACGCAGGGTGTCAAACTCAAAATTGAGCCGTTTGCTTTGAAAGTCGTACATACGCTGACAAGATGCGCAGAGTCCTCCGCAGGCGCGTCCCATGGTGTCGGGGATGAGGATGGCCACTTCCGGATAACGGCGGTGGATGTTATGCCCGTCGGGCAGCAGCCAGCCGGCGGCATTGGGTTTACCTGGTTCTACGATATCCTCCCGTTCCCAGGCACGTATCTGTCCGTAGGTTTCCACCAGTTGGGGTGAATAGAGTATATAGCTGCGCAGGGCCTCGTCGTCGTATCCGCTGCCGGTGCAGTTCAGCAGTGACAGATAATAGGGGGTGGCGAAGAAAGGCATTCCCTTCTTGCGGGCTTTTGAGAGCAGGTACATGGTTTCGGCAGAAAGGGAGTTGCCGAGAAGACGGTTTAGCTCCGTAGGGCTTTTGACGGCCATGGCAAGATGGAAACGGAAGTCATTCCACCATTCGCTGACGAGGTTGAACTTCTCCTCGTAGCTGAGTCCCTCTTCGAAATGGAAGCGGGAAGCCGGGTTCTTGCGGTGCTCAATCTTCTGCACTAGTGCATGCAGGATGCGTTCCTTGTTCTTTGCACGGATATGCTGCACGTCTTCATCCAGTCCGCTGGGCCAGCGTTCGGTCAGGGTTTTGATTTTCTGTGCGGAGGGCAGAGCGGGGGCGGGTTGGTGGAGGCGTTTGAACTGCTGGAACAAGTCGATGAACAGGTCCGTTTCCGTTTCCTCTTCCCATTGTCCCGTGAGGAAGGAATGCAGCATTGATAAAGTTGATATGGGCAGCTGTTCTCCGATGGAGAGCTCGTGTACTTCCTGCCCGTCAAATTCAATCAAGAGTCGAATTTGCTTACCGGCCTCGCTGTCCACTTCCGGATGTCCGGCAATGTACTCCGCCAGGTTGGCTTTGAAGGCTTCCGCATCGTCGCTTTGAACGGCGATGCTGACCAGTTCAGGGAGTTCGTGCCGATAAAGTTGTTCCAGTTGTGAGAGAGTGAGTGCAAGCATTTTCTTTTGTTTCATAAGCGGTTGTTTTTTTGAAGTTAATATTTATGATGGTTGACGCGGGGTGCGTCCTTGTGTTCCGTGAGGGGAAAATGATTTCATTTGCTAAAAATAACAAAAAAAAGCGGGAAATTTCTTTCCCGCCTTCTTGTTTCTAAAGTTCTTTAGAATTCTTTTTCTTTTATTTCTCTTCGTTGGCTTTCTGTTTCGGTTCCTTTTTGGCCAGCATCACTACGTTGTAAACGTACTCGGTCATCCATTGTTCCGAATATCCCAGACGCTCTTTGTACTGGCGTACTGCCGCTGCCGTTTTGTGTACATCGTCCTTTTTCCATACGGTTTTTGTACAGACGTCGTGTACGGTTTTTTCGGTCATGCTGCGCAGTGCTCCCTTGAAGATGGAAGGCATGCGGAATTTCCACTGCATCAGGTTTCCCATCAGCATCATCAAGTCATTGGAGAAGCCTTGATACATAAAGAGATAACCTTGTACGTCGTTCTGCGTACGGCAGTGCTTCTTGACGGAAGTATCAATTTCCTTGAAGAAGTTTTCACTGATGCCGTAGTCCTGCATCAGCATCTTGCGCGAAGCGGCCTTTTCCGCTTGTCCCAGGCGGCCTCCCTGCGTGGGGATTTTGAACAGACGCTTGAAGTTGGCTACATCCGGCACAAAGCGGATATTGGTGATGCCCAGGTTGGCGGCTATTACAGACTGGAAGTAGACGCGTGTCAGTGACACGAAGTCTTCCACATTCTTCGAAGATACTTCTCCGGTATTCTTGTTGAATAGTTTGGCAAATAAACTCATATCAAATTACGAATTACTGATTACAAATTACAAGACCGCAGGTCATCCAGCGGTTCCGGCTGCAAAAGTACGAAATAAGTTGGTTATCACCAGCACTCTATGTCTTTTTCTACCTCTTTCAGGCGGTTCTTGGTGAAAACGGGGTCTTTGATACCGGCGCTTTTCTGTGCGCGGTAGTCTTCAAGCAGCCTGAAAGCGTATTTTCCGAGCAGGCTGATGGCGATAAGATTGCAGAGCGCCATGAGTCCCATAGTGACGTCGGCAAGGCTCCATGCCAGGTCGAGGGTGGCAACAGCACCGAACATGACCATGCCGCCCACCAGTATACGGTAGATGTTGAGCACCCATTTACGGTGGGTAAGGTAGCGCACATTGGCTTCTCCGTAATAATAATTTCCCAGAATGCTGCTGAATGCGAAGAAGAACAAGGCTACCGCAACGAAGATGGCTCCCAAAGGTCCTATCTCGTTGGTCAGCGCATGCTGGGTAAGCTGTACGCCGTTTGTGGAACCATCCAGTGGAGCACCGCTGAACAGAATGATGAAAGCGGTGCAGGTACATATAATCAGCGTATCGGTAAATACTCCCAGCGTCTGAATCAAGCCTTGCTTCACGGGGTGGCTGACGTGTGCGGTTGCCGCCACATTGGGGGCGGACCCCATACCGGCCTCGTTGCTGAACAGCCCGCGTTTGATGCCCTGCATCAGCGCCATGCCGACACCCCCTCCCAAAGCCTGCTCCCATCCGAAGGCGTGGCCGACAATGAGTGCCAGGACTCCCGGCAGCTCTTTGATGTTCAACAGAACGATGATAAGTGCCAGTGCAATGTATCCCAACGCCATGATGGGGACGATGATGCTGCTGACTTTGGCTATGCGCTGTACGCCTCCAAAGATGATTGTCAGCGTGAGTGCGGTGATGATGCCTCCCACAACGGCATGGTCGAACCCGAAAGCGCCTTCGAAAGCGGCACACAGTGTATTGCTCTGTACCGAGTTGAATGCAAATCCGAAGGTAATGGTGATAAGTACGGCAAACAGTGCCCCCATCCACGGCTGTTTCAGTCCCTTACGCATATAGTAGGCCGGGCCGCCGATAAAGGAGTCTTTGCCCTTTATCTTATACAATTGGGCCAGTGTAGATTCTACAAACGAGCTGGAAGCACCCAGGAGGGCAATCACCCACATCCAGAATACAGCGCCCGGACCGCCTACTGCAATGGCGGTGGCAACCCCTGCAAGATTGCCCGTACCTACACGGCTGGCAATGGAGATGGCAAATGCCTGGAACGATGAGATATGCTTTTCCTTGGCATCGCCTTTCCCGCCCGAGTCGCCCAGCAGACGTACCATTTCCTTTATCATCCGGAACTGTACAAAGCGGGTTCTCAGCGTAAACCATACGGCGCATCCCAACAGCAGGGCAACGAGGATGTAGGTCCAGAGCAGGTCGTTTATCAGATTTATTATTCCCATAATGTATATGTACAGTTATCTATTTGTAGTAAAAAAAACTCACACAAAACAAGTGCTACCCTCTGTCGTTACTTTAGGCTGCTTCTGTCGTTATTCAAGGCTACCTCTGTCGTTAACTGAGATAGATTTCTTGCAAGTCGGTGATAATCAACGTGGTATGAGCTCGTGTGCTGCGATTTGTACCATGGACAAATCTGGACAAACCTGACGGAATCTCCTTGCCTATTTCAGCTTGAAGTGAAATTTGTGTCCTTCAAACACCGGTTCCACTATGTCATAACGAACAAACTTTGCCAGCAGATGTTCGGCGGCGCGTCGGGAAAGATGCGCCAGGCGGCAGTAACGGTTCAGTGAAAGGCGGTCGTTCTCTTCCAGCAGATTGAGCAACAGCTGTTCCCGTTCGGTATATTCTATCAGTTCTCCTTTCGGACTTCCGCTTTGCTGCCAGACGCGCAGATGGACGGGAGTAGCCAGGATGTTCTCATCCTTGATGCGGAGATAGGCCAAGTATTTTCCCGTTTCGTCCTTGGCATATACCGGCTTCCGGTCACTTTCCTCGATTTGTACCACCAGCACACTACGGCCTTCCACCTGATAGGTCTGCATGGTATAGTTCACCTCGGGGCTGCAATAAAGTCCGGCAGCCGCTTCTATCATATATTGTTCTTCGTCCGAACGGACACCGGCAATTTTCCCGTTATCTTTCACTCCGATGAGCAGTTTTCCACCGTCTGTATTGGCAAAGGCTGAAAGGGTTTTGGCTATCTTGCGGGCGTCGGATATTTCGAACTTGAAATCCTGCTGTTGGTGCTCTCCTTCGGCTATGAGAGCGTGTATATATTCGGTGTCAGTAAGCGTTTTCATGCTTGCAAAAGTAGATAAAAAATGCGTAAGAGCCCCTTTTTGCGGCGATTTTACCGAATATTTCAAAAAAAATATCGTTTTTCTGCATTTATTTCAAGAAAGAATGTATTTTTGCCAGACATTATTAACGAAGTAATTTAAAAAGGATTATGAAAGAATTAGTTGAAAAAGTAGCTGCATTGTATGCAGACTTCTCAAAAGATGCAAACGCTCAGTTGGAAAACGGTAACAAGGCAGCAGGAACTCGCGCTCGTAAGGCTTCTTTGGAAATCGAAAAAGCTATGAAGGAATTCCGCAAAGCATCTTTGGAAGCTTCTAAGAAGTAAGAAAAAAAGCATATTTGATGCTGCGAAAGACTGCCACTACTGGCGGTCTTTTTTGTTTTTGAAAAGTATTATTGCTACTTTTGACGCAGGTATTATGGATG
This genomic window contains:
- the queD gene encoding 6-carboxytetrahydropterin synthase QueD; translation: MYTVIKRMEVSAAHSLKLSYRSKCENLHGHNWIITVYCRSKELNADGMVVDFSHIKQVVKEQLDHHNLNEVLSFNPTAENIARWICDQIPTCFKVEVQESESNIAVYEED
- a CDS encoding alanine/glycine:cation symporter family protein; protein product: MGIINLINDLLWTYILVALLLGCAVWFTLRTRFVQFRMIKEMVRLLGDSGGKGDAKEKHISSFQAFAISIASRVGTGNLAGVATAIAVGGPGAVFWMWVIALLGASSSFVESTLAQLYKIKGKDSFIGGPAYYMRKGLKQPWMGALFAVLITITFGFAFNSVQSNTLCAAFEGAFGFDHAVVGGIITALTLTIIFGGVQRIAKVSSIIVPIMALGYIALALIIVLLNIKELPGVLALIVGHAFGWEQALGGGVGMALMQGIKRGLFSNEAGMGSAPNVAATAHVSHPVKQGLIQTLGVFTDTLIICTCTAFIILFSGAPLDGSTNGVQLTQHALTNEIGPLGAIFVAVALFFFAFSSILGNYYYGEANVRYLTHRKWVLNIYRILVGGMVMFGAVATLDLAWSLADVTMGLMALCNLIAISLLGKYAFRLLEDYRAQKSAGIKDPVFTKNRLKEVEKDIECW
- a CDS encoding uracil-DNA glycosylase family protein — encoded protein: MEIEQHPLEPFLPGNARLLMLGSFPPQKKRWSMEFYYPNWNNDMWRITGFLFFNDKDYFVDKTKKAFCKERLISFLQEKGIALFDTASAIRRLQDNASDKFLEVVQPTDVPALLHRIPQCKAIVTTGEKATDTLCTQFSIDKPKVGDFTEFLFENHPMRLYRMPSSSRAYPLALEKKAAAYRIMYQDLQML
- a CDS encoding AlbA family DNA-binding domain-containing protein, which produces MKTLTDTEYIHALIAEGEHQQQDFKFEISDARKIAKTLSAFANTDGGKLLIGVKDNGKIAGVRSDEEQYMIEAAAGLYCSPEVNYTMQTYQVEGRSVLVVQIEESDRKPVYAKDETGKYLAYLRIKDENILATPVHLRVWQQSGSPKGELIEYTEREQLLLNLLEENDRLSLNRYCRLAHLSRRAAEHLLAKFVRYDIVEPVFEGHKFHFKLK
- a CDS encoding histone H1, yielding MKELVEKVAALYADFSKDANAQLENGNKAAGTRARKASLEIEKAMKEFRKASLEASKK
- a CDS encoding KamA family radical SAM protein gives rise to the protein MKQKKMLALTLSQLEQLYRHELPELVSIAVQSDDAEAFKANLAEYIAGHPEVDSEAGKQIRLLIEFDGQEVHELSIGEQLPISTLSMLHSFLTGQWEEETETDLFIDLFQQFKRLHQPAPALPSAQKIKTLTERWPSGLDEDVQHIRAKNKERILHALVQKIEHRKNPASRFHFEEGLSYEEKFNLVSEWWNDFRFHLAMAVKSPTELNRLLGNSLSAETMYLLSKARKKGMPFFATPYYLSLLNCTGSGYDDEALRSYILYSPQLVETYGQIRAWEREDIVEPGKPNAAGWLLPDGHNIHRRYPEVAILIPDTMGRACGGLCASCQRMYDFQSKRLNFEFDTLRPKETWEKKLRRLMAYFEEDTQLRDILITGGDALMSQNKTLGNILDAVYRMAVRKRKANQERPEGEKYAELQRVRLGSRLPAYLPMRINDGLVEILREFKEKASTIGIHQFIIQTHFQTPLEVTPEAAEGIRKLLAAGWLIDNQLVYNVAASRRGHTTRLRQVLNQLGVVCYYTFSVKGFEENNAVFTPNSRSVQEQREEKRFGKLTKEDAHNLSVLLGTVHDPAGCIRRFLKTHHLPFLATDRNVLNLPAIGKSMTFNMVGITPEGKRILRFDHDSTRHHSPIIDRLGQIYIVENKSIASYLRQLQAMGEDAEEYATIWNYTEGKTESRFSLYEYPDFPFQITDRMSNQDIAG
- a CDS encoding 7-carboxy-7-deazaguanine synthase QueE, which translates into the protein MRKINEIFYSLQGEGYHTGTPAVFIRFSGCNLKCPFCDTQHEDGILMSDEDIVTEVSRYPAATVILTGGEPSLWIDREFVDCLHQAGKYVCIETNGTHPLPDNIDWVTCSPKQGVKLEITRMNEVKVVYEGQDITVYEQLPAGHFFLQPCSCSNTAETVDCVMKHPKWRLSLQTHKLIDIR